TTTCCTTTCTCTATCTTCATCACCAGCTTCTGTAAATCCCCCAAGTCTATCTGAGATTCAAAGAggaaaggagaaaaaaaaatgcaggAGCAGACAACTAGCTCTTTACCCGCAAGCTCTATGCCATCAAGCAGCGAGAGATCATCAAGCTCTGCTCCTCATTTGGAGATCAAAGaaggttaaaaaaaattatcaatttaatttttattttattttttaaacttctCCCACGCTTTGATCTTATCGATTTTCAACATCATGCATTTAATATTAAGTCCAATTATCATCATTGGTTTTATCAATTGGGTCAGCAGATCTTTAGAAAAATACagtaatttttagttttatcttaaaaaaagtatctccttttttttgttttccattaGGAATTGAAAGCGATGAGGAGATACGGAGAGTTCCGGAGTTTGGAGGAGAAGGTACAGGAAAGGAAATCTCCGGACGGGAATCTGGATCGGGGACCGGTCAGGACCAGACACAGATAACGGTCGGAGGAGGAGAGGGTCAAAGGAAGCGAGGGAGGACTCCGGCTGAGAAAGAGACCAAGCGGCTTAAGAggtttttaccttttttttttactactatTTACCATTTACCGCTTGGAAGGTAAATAAAAGGTTGGTTGCGTGATGGTGGGGGATTGTTTGGTAAttgtgtgttaaaaaaaaaaggttgttgAGGAACAGAGTTTCAGCACAGCAAGCAAGAGAAAGGAAAAAAGCTTACTTGGGTGAGTTGGAAAACAGAGTGAAAGACTTGGAGAACAGAAACTCTGAACTTGAAGAGAGACTCTCTACTTTGCAGAACGAGAACCAGATGCTTAGACAAGTAAGTCTTTTTATCTTTATCTCTTTGATTTTTTATCTGCATTGTCAGTGATTGAACattttgttttagtatataaatcaCTTTACTGGACAAAACAATGAATTTATCAAATAGATTAGTAAATTAAAAGGCTAATTAAGGAGCTAAGATAAGCTTTGAGATTGATTTACAAATGTATGTAGATTCTTCAATGTTCTTGGAATAGCTCATTCTTTGTGATGATCTATATGGATGATTGGTTCTTGTTATGTCTGTGGTTTTACTGTTCAAGTGGTGGGATAAGATGAGCATGCGAAGTTAGgctctttttagttttatggtaataatatttcttttgatGTGTATTTATCAAGTGTTGGGTTGTTTTGGTGCATGCAGATCCTGAAGAACACAACAGGAAACAAGAGAGGAGGCGGTGGTTCTAATGCTGATGCAAGCCTTTGACATCCTCGTTCTTGTGCTATTTATGTTGATAAATTTTACAGGGAATtgtactaataaatatttacattacaTGGTATGAGACTTGCGAGTTCTCTtgtagtagtttttttttttttttcatcaacgTTCTTTTAGTAGTCTTtagattttcattttcttactaagtttttctttgtttggctAATTGAGTTgcttaattaaaaagttaatttgTTGAACGATATACAAGGTCGCCTGTTCGAACACGTCGGGCTCATAAAAGTGGTTTGTTTAGTTAAAACTTGGTTTTAAGAATTTAGTTTAGtttagaaatttattatataaaccaGTAATAGAAGATATAAATCAGATCATAAGTTACATTCTAGTTTTCttttgcattttttatttattttggattttgttaTCAATTGTTCTAATTATTAtactttctttttgaaaaaagggcAACCGTTCGCATAAAATTAAAACacgattaattatttttaatcattattgaCAAGTATTGTGTTTCTAATTATTATACTTATAAGTATTAATTAACATAACTGACTTACTAGAAGTTTGAGTTCAAATTGTAGATTCATATGTCACAAGATTATGGTGAGTTGACCTATGTGGAGCAAAGTAGTTCATTTTAACAATCTTTAACTGCATAGTCAttttatatacagtataacctttttagattttcttcattcaaacaattctttttttttatattgaatGATTATATAGAGAAGCTTGCTTATCATGAGGGATAGAGCCACGTAAGTATATTTCTTCCACAGTCACTTGTTTACTCAATAGAAGTATGCATTCTAGAAAATGCTTGTGTTTTCTCCGTTGCTGCTTCCTTTTAGATTTTGCCACAAGCGGTTTCATGGAAACATCGTACACCTAATAACGCGTATAAAGTTGCATGAAGGGCCATAATTGGTCCTACACTAACAATGCGTAGAAATTCTCATCCTTTAGAGAATTgttaattagttttttattgGATTGCATTTTTCTAAGGAAACATCCACTAGTGAAAGGCTTCCTCTCTTGCCATTGGCCTTCATGCAATTTTCTATGCGTTATACCCATGTGTATGGACGGAAAGTCCGCTAATCTAATGATATCAGAGCCAATGGAGCCAGCGTACGTactttattaaatgtatatttatacgACGCCTCTGATGTGGTTTCTTCCTCCACATAGCTCTCTGTAAAAGTCTTGAGATATTCAAACTTATTTCTATCATACTATGGATTATTCAGTACTTTTCTTTAGCATTGTTGCTGCTTTTATAGGCGGGGGCTTCCTCATGCTTTTAGGAAAACTCAGATTCCATAAAGATAACAGAGAACaaaattcttcttctttgtcttcatcatcttcattaaCCCTTTCATCAGTTCCTCTATCTTCTTTGTCTCGCCCCGCACAGACTTACCATGTCTTTCCCAGCTTCAGAGGCGAAGATGTTCGTAGAGACTTTTTCAGTCACATTCAGATGGAGTTCCAAAGAAATGGAATCACTCTGTTCATCgacaataaaattaaaagaggAGAACCCATCGGGCCTGAGCTTCTTCGGGCTATTAGAGCGTCCAAGATGGCAATTATCTTGCTTTCTAGGAGCTATGCTTCTTCGGAATGGTGTCTTGACGAACTAGTGGAGATCATGAAATGCAGAGAAGAAGAGGGTAAAACTGTGATCCCCATTTTCTACGGAGTGGACCCATCTGATGTTGAAAACCTTGCCGGAGACTTTGGGAAAGTCTTTAGAGAAACTTGTGCCGGTAGAACAGAAGAGAAAATTAAGAGATGGAAACACGCTTTGGTCGAAGTGGCCACAAACGCTGGTTATCATTCAACCAACTGGTTAGTCCTCCCACTTGCTCTTTGCTGTATACATATGATATGTAGCATTTTATACAATACTCAACCAAGAATTTCATAATTTCTAGAAATGATCTGTGATTCTTCCATTGGTTGTTTAATGAATGTAGTGACCTTAAATGTTAGGGATAATGAAGCGTCCATGATCGGGCAAATGGCGAAAGATATTTCAGAAGAGTTGAAGAATTCCACATTATCACGTTATTTTGATGGGTTAGTTGGGATGAGAGCTTATTTGGTAAAACTGGAACCACTGTTAGGCCTCTGCTCAGTTGCTGGAAGTGCATACAACAAACTCCCCGACAGTTCTCAGCTGAGTGACTTTATGGAGAATGTCAAAGCAAAATATACAAGACCTTGGAGTCGAACTATCTTTACGGCACACGATCAGAAAGTTGTTTGGGCAGGTGGGATTAACTCTATTTCCAGGGCGCGGGATTTTTCGCCAAATGATGTTGAGGCTCTTCAAATCTTTTGCGTGCATGTTTTTCGTCAAAAGTTACCGCCTGACAGTAGCTCTCCTCCCTGGCTTGATGGACCTGGAATTTCGCGTTGGTTAAGCAGGATTGACTTTGTGAAACCCATTTTGGCCTCCGACTCGCGGGTACTGCGCATGGAACTGTTGACAGAGGTAGTTGAAAAGTTGAGGAGTTCGTCTGAGGATATTATTAGCAGAATGTTGAGGTGGTCCATTTCTGATGAAGATAAAGGTTTAGTTGTTCATAAAGCATGCGTACACGATAGAGAAATTAAGATACTGGAGGAGCATCTTGCAGATAAGTCCTTGAGCTTGGACCACGGGTTTCGGCTTCGCTTAGTTGCGACATTTCTAGTCCTTTACATCGAGGCTGAACATTTTTATACGCGTCGCGCGACTGATTTGCTACTACATTTTAGAATGACAATTATTGCTTcaagtcaaaaagaaaaagacagagAAAAAAATGTTGGTAAGCGCCGGAGATTGCTCTCAAAAATGTAGACCGAGTGGGTTCTGTAAACAAATCGTTTCTCGTATGATATGAATACGGAAATTGTAATGTTGGAATCAAGGATTGTTCATGGATTTATTTTGGTGTTTTAGGTCGAGGTCATGAGATGATCTTCAAAAGCAGCATTGGTATGTTCTCTGACAAattgatgaatgttttgaataGAAATGTAAATCATTTGCTCAAAAGTTTCTTACTCGAAATGACAAAATCGTGACTTCCTTTTTATCTTATATTCGCCTCACTTATTAGCTTATATCTCTTCCATCAAGGTATCAtctgaaagtaaaaaaaaaaacagtaggCAAGATTTTAGATAAAACATACTAACTCCCTCCACAAAACAATATGCGAGAAAAAAACGAAACAAAAGTATTTAGTTACCTTCATCGTCGCTGCTTATTTCGGAATCATTGTCATTCTCACCATAGAAATGCTCTtctacatcatcatcatcttcactTTCATCAATCTCTTGCTCATTAACCCTTGTTTGAATTTCTTTCCCTGCAGCTTTATTGAtctgagataaaaaaaaataaagctttTACTGAGACTAAATAGCCAAAAATGCTTAAACTGGATCAATAATCATTAAGAAGATGATTGGTTTGTAACCTGAGCTGTAACAAGTTGTAAGCGCCCAGATAACTGTAGTAACTGCTGAAGAGCCGTTCCTCTGGACTTGGTTATCTGGAAGAAGAACAGtaataaagatattttaaacCAAGCATTTTTTGacagaacaaacaaaaaacctTGGGTCTTACTCTTATCTCTTACCTTCTGCAATGTATTAAGCAGCTGTTGGTTTTTTGGTTCTTGGGACATGATGTAATGACTATGATTCACCAATATGCTGTATATCCATGGAAGAAGATATCTCCCGCCACATCCCCTGTTAAAAAGGAAATTGCAACTGTGTTATATGAACAGACCAAGAATGATTTCAATCGTTAAATGAAAGAAAATCAGGActttgacattttattttcattaagaAAATCTATTCATAAACTGAGACGaagtaaagaagagagagaacCAACCTCGTCTGCCACATAGCAACCAGAGCTTCTAGTGTCTTGAATGCAGTGGATGGTGCCATTGACATAACAGCAGACTTTAACTGCCAATACAAAACTCTATATGAGTACTACGATTGGTAGTCAGAAGGATTTACAAAATGCCAGATAACCGAAGAACCAGAAAGCAAACTTACCTTCTTCGGTGGTAGATGAGCCTCAAGATCAATTCCATCAATCACTGAAGCATAAGAAAGGCTGCTTGGTTCATCTGTGCCTTTCAGTATCCCTAATGATCTCAACTTATCCTCCATGCTAAATGTTTCTACATAATCTgcaaatttcaaattaaaaaaaaaaaatgaacaaaaaggCCAGAGCACTTCTTGCACTGAAACAACCAGATATATACAATCGAACGATCTCCATCAGTACACGATGATTGTGTAAGTAAGACCTCTGATAGTCGATGTCAAAACTGTGATGTAAGACTCACCTGCTTGACTTTGGTCAACCATGTCTGTATCCTTATCAGATGAGTGTGGCTGTACACTCTTTTTCTCGTGCAGATCAGCAGCAACTCTTGCGATTGGCAGCAAAGCATCCTCAGCATGGGCGCGATCCAATGTTGTCACtgtacaaaataataatatcatagTCAGCAACTGTTATTGATAGGAAGGGAAGGGAAATGGAAAACCACAATCCAATGAAAATACCTTTGTTCACGGCTTGCCCCTTCTTGGACTTGGAAACTGGCTGAGCGATTGGGAGAAGGATGCCACTCTTAGAGGCATTGAGCACCAAGTCGTTGCCAAACTGCAACACCATTTTCTGGAACGATGGCTTCACCAGCAATCCAGACGCAATAAATGCATTCGCAGAACCAGGCTTCAAAACGCCTTGCAGTTTTGCAGCAAAGATTGTGTGCAATGAGCCCTTGTGTTGTTTCAGCGAAGAATCTTCAGCTGCTAATGCCACTTTTGTAGGTTTGGCATTGCTTAGCTCGTCAACATCTGAACCATACCAGAAATAACAGACACCTACTTCTGAAATTGCTAAAACATATAATCCCTTTTCCTCAGTTTCACCCCAGCTATCAACGAAGACGGGAGGGTGCTCTAGGGCGAGGACACAGCTAGCTGACTGCTTCTTGGCACCATCTGTTTTCCATACTGCGATATATCTTTCACCAACTGCAGATGAGAGGATGTATTTGCCATCCTCGGTAAACGCCACACAACGCACACCTCCCTATGTaagaattataaattattaaccACCTTCAATGTTTAAAATAGAGGTAGCCTCCTAACAGTAAAACATGGTAGATACACAATGATACTGAAAAAAGTACAGTTACTCACAGGATGACCAGTAAACTTCTGTATTTTCTTGAGATCAGAGCACTTAAAAGTCTTCAACTGAGCAGATGCAGTGGCTAATATTTTTCCATCTACAATTAAAAGGAAACAGAACAAAGCAAAAACATCAGCAGTAGGTAAGCACATGTTGTGGTCTATACATTTTAacagaaacattaaaatatatttgaagaaacCAATGGAATCACTATGTCTCGaagagacacacacacacacacacacacacacctggTGAAACAGATAAGGAAGAAACAGCTTTTGTTGAAGCTTTGAACTTCCTGTTGAGATTTCCACTATGGGGATCAATTTCACAAACCATCCCATCAGCGCCACCGCTGTATATGCAAGAGGCCTTTGTAGACGAAGAGACAGCATTCACACCACTGCACAAAACATGAAACACGTTAATAAACAGAGACTAAAGAGAGCAAACTACATAGCACATAATCAAATACCAAGTTTATTGCTTCACTGATATAATAATCCAACAAAAGGATAACAAAGAAGAAGTCAAGGGAGAGTTGAGTTTCTCACCCGGGATGACAGTCACTTATTCTCCATTTAAGCTGACCAGAAGCTACATCAAGCGCTAAAACATCTCCCCCACCAGTTCCTAATACTATGATGGAAGTTCCAagttttctcttcttctgcaaaCAACAAGAATTAAGCTTATAATAAAAGTCAATACTAAAATAAAGCAAAGTCTGTTTACCTTTCTCTCCAGAGAGAGCCATTTCATGCAGGTATAGTCAACCGAGAGGTGACCTTTCCCACCGTTGGTATATATGTTAGTCTCTTCTGAAGATGCAATATCAGCAAACTCTGTCTGGACCTGACCCTTGACAGTATCCCAAATCTAAAACAAAGTCGAAAgataatcaatcaatcaatcaatcaaaacagcagaagaagaaagatcTTCCCTTTgaataagatagataaaataTGAGGCAAATAAACAACAAGAGAGAGGAAAAGCGAAGGGGTACCTTGATACGGCCATCACCGGTGCTAAGAGCGAGATAATCAAGAGCAGGACTGAAAGAAGTCAACACGTCCTTGATGTTCACCAAATTCATCTTTCCCTTGAATTTTGTTTCAACCAAACACTcaattcgattttttttttaacacaaataatcatttaaatttctaataaaCCCACAACGAAAACTCTCTCCACCAATGAGCTTATTAAGTATTCTTTAGTCTAAAGGAGAAAAATTGGTTAGCTAAAACAATCTAATTCAGCTTAGAGAttaatgaaagaaaaaacaagcaACTAACCACTTCACACAGACAAAGCGAAGAAGACGCAGAAAGAAGCTGAAGTCAAAGTAATATAGCTTTCTTCAGTTTCTCAAGGAGTGAATATGCCGGCGGAAGAGAAGGAGGAGATTAGGGTTTTTCAGaggttttcctttttttttttttttctgttgtcgAAACGGCGGACAAGTAAAGTGAAACCGTaataaacttttcttttttgaaggaaagaagaagaagacggagGTGAAGTCACTAATGGGCCTCCTTTATAATCCATGTTTCGAAGTAATTATTGGGCTCAATCATTATTATTTGTTACAAATAATGCCCCAACTATCTGGGCTCAATCAACTTGTAGGGGGGGCTTATAAGTCCTACGAAATAAACAACCTTTCTTGCACCACAAGCTACCCTTTTCATTTTCCTTTGTCCCTTAACTATTTAAATCCATCTCTCAAAACTTTCTCTGTTCGTAAGTTCTTCGTTAGTGTGTCGCTACTTCATGACTTGAAGAGGAAGGTTCAGGGCAAACCAATACGATAAGGGGAAGTCAATGTTTACAAGCACGAGCCCTCTGACTTAGCaggttctttctttctttcttttttatctcTTCACCTCTCTCTAGGTTCAGTCTTTTGTTATTCTGTTTGTGTGTTCAGAGCAGTCGaggttaaaaataaaagaccAAGACTCTGTCTTTGACCTCAGCTAATGAGAGCTTTAAAAGCTATGTCTTGTTTCTGTTTAGTTGAGTTCATTGATAGAGAgattgtcttcttcttttatatTACTACTGTGATTTGGCGACACAGTTCagtttataataatatatgcacTGTGAATCTGATCAATGATTCATTGAGTTCTTACGTAGTAACTGTAAATGTTGTGTAGGAAAACCACTTGCAGAGCAAGAATCTCAGCGACAAATAATAACGATGAGTCACTGACGAGAGAATGTATTTCCTTTCTGTGTCAACAAAGAAGCTCCATTTCCTCTCACCCAATACAAACGCAAGGGACAAGTCGACGACTCTTTTGGAAGCTACTACAACAACTCAAGCCACACCACTCGGAACCAATGTGAGAATGAACGATAACCAGTTGTTACAGTTGCCCACAAGCTCCTCCAGCGAGCTGGTAAACCATCTGGAGAAGGAGAAACAGCAAATGCCTGTGGAGAGGGCGACGTATCAGCTTGTTCTGATGAATGCTGGTTGATGCTTTGCGTGCGGAAAAGGAGGAGCTGAAGAAGACCAACAGCAACAAGGGATAATGCTTGTGAGCTGCGTGGACCTCCTATGTGAATCTATAATTGTAAAAACTTAGATAGAAACTTAGGTgccgactggttttcccgctaccacccgcaaacgcagcttttgcggttcatagcggttgttggcgtttcgaaacaatcacagaaaacgctacaaatcgcttcaaaccgctccgaacctcttaaaatcaaaagctggttccagctagcgtttgcggttgcgggcggttgcgggagggtaaatttttttctttaaaaacagaataaataaaaataatactaaaaatattcaataaaaattttcaattgaaataatagaaattgtaaaatgtattcatattatatttcaatttatattataaaaattcaaaactaaaatattttctataaatttttaaaattgagtaatatgattttataaatataaattttatatttatcatattattatgattttaaatatttttataattacataaaatgtaaatattgttaaattattatttaacagatgttgcgttt
The sequence above is drawn from the Raphanus sativus cultivar WK10039 chromosome 7, ASM80110v3, whole genome shotgun sequence genome and encodes:
- the LOC108817580 gene encoding transcription factor HY5, whose product is MQEQTTSSLPASSMPSSSERSSSSAPHLEIKEGIESDEEIRRVPEFGGEGTGKEISGRESGSGTGQDQTQITVGGGEGQRKRGRTPAEKETKRLKRLLRNRVSAQQARERKKAYLGELENRVKDLENRNSELEERLSTLQNENQMLRQILKNTTGNKRGGGGSNADASL
- the LOC108818138 gene encoding probable disease resistance protein RPP1 codes for the protein MDYSVLFFSIVAAFIGGGFLMLLGKLRFHKDNREQNSSSLSSSSSLTLSSVPLSSLSRPAQTYHVFPSFRGEDVRRDFFSHIQMEFQRNGITLFIDNKIKRGEPIGPELLRAIRASKMAIILLSRSYASSEWCLDELVEIMKCREEEGKTVIPIFYGVDPSDVENLAGDFGKVFRETCAGRTEEKIKRWKHALVEVATNAGYHSTNWDNEASMIGQMAKDISEELKNSTLSRYFDGLVGMRAYLVKLEPLLGLCSVAGSAYNKLPDSSQLSDFMENVKAKYTRPWSRTIFTAHDQKVVWAGGINSISRARDFSPNDVEALQIFCVHVFRQKLPPDSSSPPWLDGPGISRWLSRIDFVKPILASDSRVLRMELLTEVVEKLRSSSEDIISRMLRWSISDEDKGLVVHKACVHDREIKILEEHLADKSLSLDHGFRLRLVATFLVLYIEAEHFYTRRATDLLLHFRMTIIASSQKEKDREKNVGKRRRLLSKM
- the LOC108818137 gene encoding uncharacterized protein LOC108818137, translated to MNLVNIKDVLTSFSPALDYLALSTGDGRIKIWDTVKGQVQTEFADIASSEETNIYTNGGKGHLSVDYTCMKWLSLERKKKRKLGTSIIVLGTGGGDVLALDVASGQLKWRISDCHPGGVNAVSSSTKASCIYSGGADGMVCEIDPHSGNLNRKFKASTKAVSSLSVSPDGKILATASAQLKTFKCSDLKKIQKFTGHPGGVRCVAFTEDGKYILSSAVGERYIAVWKTDGAKKQSASCVLALEHPPVFVDSWGETEEKGLYVLAISEVGVCYFWYGSDVDELSNAKPTKVALAAEDSSLKQHKGSLHTIFAAKLQGVLKPGSANAFIASGLLVKPSFQKMVLQFGNDLVLNASKSGILLPIAQPVSKSKKGQAVNKVTTLDRAHAEDALLPIARVAADLHEKKSVQPHSSDKDTDMVDQSQADYVETFSMEDKLRSLGILKGTDEPSSLSYASVIDGIDLEAHLPPKKLKSAVMSMAPSTAFKTLEALVAMWQTRGCGGRYLLPWIYSILVNHSHYIMSQEPKNQQLLNTLQKITKSRGTALQQLLQLSGRLQLVTAQINKAAGKEIQTRVNEQEIDESEDDDDVEEHFYGENDNDSEISSDDEDDTLMEEI